GTGCTTCGGTGTCCAGCCCAGCGTGAACGACGCGCGTGGAATCGGCGCGATCTGGCGTGTGCCGGAATTCAGGCGGTAGTTCACCAGGTGCAGCGCGTACCCCTTCCGCTGCTTGTGCAGTGAAAGGCCCAGATCACGCACGTTCCGGGTCTCGACCCATGAGGGTGTCTTCCGCAACAGGTGGGCAAGGTCTCGCGACGTGTCGAACGTGAATCGCGTGTCGGCCAGGCGCGGGTCAACCTTGCCGGCGGCCACGAGGCGGCCGCCCTTCTTCTGCCACGCCCGCAGCAACCGGATCTCGCGCTCCGGCAGGCTGTACACATCCGGCAGCACGAGTTGCTTGTAGGCGGCCAGACGTTTGGCCGTCAGCGGCTCGTCGGGGCTGACGTACAGGACGTTGTAGAGCATGCGCGCGTCGCAGAGCGACTGGCACAGCTCGTGAAAGAGCGGAAAGCCGACGTCCAGATGCCGGCGGTTGAGCCCCTGCGTCAATTCGCAATCCAGCGCGCTGCGCTGATCGTAGAGCACGGCGGTTTCGGCGACAAGCCGGTTCGTGAACAGCCCTTCGTGCTCCTTCAGCCAGGCCCCCAGCCGGCGTTCGGCTTCCGCCGGCGGGTAGAACGAATCCTGCCTCTGGTTCTGCAGCCACGCGCCGTACGGGATCGCGATGTTGAAGCCATGGGCCAGCGGTTCGAGCATGAAGAGAATATAGGAATCGTTCTTCCCGGCGTCGAGGTCGCGCATGATCGCGTGGACATAGGGGCCCGGATCCTCGATGAACGACCCCTCCTTGCCGCCAAAAAACGCGTGCCCGAAGCGATAATAGCCGTCCTGACGGAGTTTGATGTCGGCTTTTTCGCCGATGATCAGGTCGCAATGCTTGCGCACCGCCTCGCCGTGCGGATCGCAGTGGTAGAGGTTGGCGGTCACCTGGGCCCGCTTGCCGGTCTTCTTGAGCGAATAGGCGCGGACGTGATCGGCAATGTCGATGACCCCGGGCTCGATACAGGCGATGTGGAAGCGGACAAACGACAGCCAGAGCGGGATGGCCAGCCGCTTGGCGATATCGGGATCGGTCAACTCCGCGTCGGTATAGCCCTTCTTCTTCAGGAACGCGCGGTAGTCGAACCGGTCGAGGTCGAGGTCCTCCGTCTCCGCCGATGGATGCTGTTTCAGATACTCCCGGAACAGCCGCAGGCAGTCCGTGCAGAAGCACCCGCCGCTCATGGCGGCGAGAAGCTGGGCGTCGAACTCATCGATGTGCACCACCGGCGCGCCCGCGTCGATCATGATCTCGATTTCCTTCCGTAGATACTGCCGGAAGGCCGGCTTGTTGCCGCAGGGGCTGTAGCAGGTGTGATCGTGCCCGGGCACCATGAGCCATTTCGAGAAGATGGGGTTCCCTTCGAGCGTCTCAGCCATGAACCCCTTCAGGAAATCCGTGACCGGCTTGCCATCGGAGTCTTTCAGCCCGTTGGGGAAGAACTTCTTGATCGAAGGGAATATTTTCGGATAGCGGTCGGTGGAGAGCTCGCGCATGCCGATCCATCCCTTTTTCCCGACGCCGCGCAGCTTGTTCAGCGCCAGCAGTTCCGACTCGTCCTCGCTGAATTCGGCGGGGAATTCCCACAACTGCGCCTTCCAGATCACGGCGGAGGCGGTGATCCCGCGCGCGGCGCATTCTGCGATGAACTCCTTGTCATTCAGATAGCCGTAGAAACGCAGCCTCGCCGGAATGGCCTCGTTGGCCTCCTGGTCGAGGTACTGGATGCCGATCGCGGCGCTGCCCAGGCAGGACCACAGCAGCAGGTTGCCGCTCATATCCACGGCATCCTGCACTTGTTGCAGCCGCTTCATCGGCATGCTGGGGTGATAGTTCCAATCCTGCCGATACCAGCACATGTAATGTAGTCCGCGAATCATCGTATGCTCCTTGTGTTTGTGAGTCTTGGCGGCCGCCGGCGAACGCTAAGCCCGCCGCAGAGCGACCACGGGATCCATCTTGGCGGCGCGGCGGGCGGGGATGAAGCTCGCCAGGGTGCAGAATGCGATGACCAGCCCGGCGACCTCGGCCACCTCGCGGGGGACGACCCGATGGGGGATGCCGTCCAGCCCGTACACGCCCTTGGGGAACACCTCCAGCCCAAAGAGGGCCAGGCCGTCCACCAGATGCTGCAAATTCGCCAGCACCAGAAAGGCCAGCGCGATGCCGAGCGCCACGCCCGCCAGACACTGGATCCATCCATGCAGCACAAAAGCCAGCATCACCTGCCGCGAACTGAACCCCAGCGCCTTGAGCAGGCCGATCTCGTCGGTCTTCTGCACGGTGATCACGATGAGGGTGTTCGTCACGCAGAAGATCGCCACGACGGTGATAAACATCAGCAGGATCGCCATCATGTTCTTCTCGACGGCCAGCGCGTTGAAGAGCTGGCGGTCGACCTCGTGCCACGTCCGCACGCGATAGTCCGGACCCGCCGCGCGCGACACCTCGCCGACCAGGCGCCGGAACACCTCGCGCTTTTGCGGCTCATCCGTCTTGACATGCACCGAATACGCGCCGCCGCGCAAGCCCATGAGGTCGCGTCCCACCGCGAGGGAGGTGATCAGGAACCCGCTGTCGAAATCGCGCTGCCCGGCATTAAAGATGCCGCGGACTTCGAGCTCCTCGGGAAAATAGACCTCGTCGGGCCTCACCAGATTCAGCGGCGAATAGACTAGCAGCGTATCGCCCACGCCGACCTGCAGGTCGGCGGCGAGGTCGACGCCCAGCACCACGGCATCGCCCGTCAGATCAAAGGTCCCGTCGACCATGTTGGTCACCTGCAGCATTTTTCCGGCGCGCGCGGGGTCGATCCCGACGATCAGCGGGGCGACCACCCGGCGCTGGTATTCGGCCAGCACCCGCGTTTCAATGCTCGGCGAAACGGCGGCGACCCCGGGCACCGCCTCAATCCGCCGGCACAGCGCCTCTTCATGCTCGATCACGCCGCCGGGCGCGGACACGGTCAGGTGCGGCTTGAAGGCGAGGATCTTCTCCTGCCACATGTCGCCGAACCCCGTCATCACCGCGCGCACGATAATGATGATCGCCACGCCCAGCACCACGCCGAGGATCGAGATGAGCGTCACCACCGACGTGAAGGACCGTTTGGGGCGCAGATACTTTAACGCCAGGAACAGCGAAAACCGCATGGGCAACCTCAGGTTCAGGTGTGCAGCGGCGCGAGCGCGCCGTTGAGCGCCAGGTAGTCCCCATAGACCGCGTCGTAGCGGGCCGTGTCGGCGCCGGGCTCGGTGCGGGACGCGGGGTCGAGGCGGATGACCTGCCCGGCCAGGTCGGTGATCGACGCGCGGACGCCCGCCAGCTTGTCGGCGCACCACATCGCCTGCACCACGCAGCCCATGGCGCCGGCTTCGGCGCTGACGGGGCAGATCACCGGGCAGCCGAACACATCCGCGGCGATCCGCCGCCAGATGCGGCTTTTGGCGCCGCCGCCGACCAGGCGGATCTCACGCGGCGAGACGCCGAGCCGGCGCAGGATGTCGAGGCCATAGCGCAGCCCGAGCGTCGCGCCCTCCATGGCGGCACGGGCGAGGTTCTCGCGGGTAAAGTTGGTGCTCGACAGACCGCTGAACGTCGCGCGGGCCCGGGGCAGGGGCGGCGTCCGCTCGCCATTAAAGTAGGGCAGGAGCCGGACGCCGTCGGCACCGGCAGGCGCCCGGGCCACGAGGGCATCGAACGCCTGGACGTCCAGCCCGAGCAGCGCCCGCGTCTGCTCGGTCGCCACGGTCACGTTCATCGTGCAGATCAGCGGCATCCAGCCCCCCGAGCTCGAGCAGAACGCGGCCAGCTCGCCCTCCGGGTCGATCACCGGCTGATCGCTAAAGGCAAAGATTGTCCCCGAGGTGCCGAGGCTTGCCGTCACCGTGCCGGGCGCGACGTTACCGGTGCCGATGGCGGCCATCATGTTGTCGCCGCCGCCCGACGAGACGATCACGCGCTCGCTCAGGCCGAACGCTTGGGCGATTTCGGGACGGATCGTGCCGACCGGTTCGTCCGACGCCACAAGCTCCGGAAGGCATGCGGCCAAGCGGCCAGACGGGTCGATCGCGCGGAGGAGCGTCGGCGACCATATCCGCTTGCGCACATCAAAATAAGCCGTCCCCGATGCGTCGCCGCATTCGGTCTTCCGTTCGCCCGTGAGCCAGAAGTTGAGATAGTCGTGGGGCAGGAGCACAGTCGCGAGCCGGTCATACAGCGCCGGCTCCTGTTCCAGGAGCCAGCGGACCTTGGATGCGGTGAAGCCCGCAGCGACGGCGTTGCCCACGGCGGCAATCACCGCAGCCTTGCCCCCGGCCGCCGCAGTGATGCGTTCGCATTGCGGCACCGTCTCGGTGTCGCACCACAATTTGGCGGGACGGAGGACGCGGCCCTCGCGATCCAGCGGCACGCAGCCGTGCTGCTGGCCCGAGACGCCGATCGCCACGACAGCCTTCGGATCAACCCCCGGCGCGGCCAGGACCTCCCGCAGGGTCCGGGTTGCGGCGTCCACCCACCACTGCGGTTCCTGCTCCCGCCGCCCCTGATTATTTTCGATCAGGTCGTGCGGCGCATAGGCCGAGGCGAGGAGCTTTCCCTGTCCGCGGCTGTACACCACGCATTTCGTCCCCTGCGTGCCATTGTCAATCCCCACCACCAATTGATCGGCCATGCCTCACCCCCGATTAAAAAGCTGAAAGCT
The sequence above is a segment of the Lentisphaerota bacterium genome. Coding sequences within it:
- a CDS encoding ABC transporter permease, with translation MRFSLFLALKYLRPKRSFTSVVTLISILGVVLGVAIIIIVRAVMTGFGDMWQEKILAFKPHLTVSAPGGVIEHEEALCRRIEAVPGVAAVSPSIETRVLAEYQRRVVAPLIVGIDPARAGKMLQVTNMVDGTFDLTGDAVVLGVDLAADLQVGVGDTLLVYSPLNLVRPDEVYFPEELEVRGIFNAGQRDFDSGFLITSLAVGRDLMGLRGGAYSVHVKTDEPQKREVFRRLVGEVSRAAGPDYRVRTWHEVDRQLFNALAVEKNMMAILLMFITVVAIFCVTNTLIVITVQKTDEIGLLKALGFSSRQVMLAFVLHGWIQCLAGVALGIALAFLVLANLQHLVDGLALFGLEVFPKGVYGLDGIPHRVVPREVAEVAGLVIAFCTLASFIPARRAAKMDPVVALRRA
- the xylB gene encoding xylulokinase; this encodes MADQLVVGIDNGTQGTKCVVYSRGQGKLLASAYAPHDLIENNQGRREQEPQWWVDAATRTLREVLAAPGVDPKAVVAIGVSGQQHGCVPLDREGRVLRPAKLWCDTETVPQCERITAAAGGKAAVIAAVGNAVAAGFTASKVRWLLEQEPALYDRLATVLLPHDYLNFWLTGERKTECGDASGTAYFDVRKRIWSPTLLRAIDPSGRLAACLPELVASDEPVGTIRPEIAQAFGLSERVIVSSGGGDNMMAAIGTGNVAPGTVTASLGTSGTIFAFSDQPVIDPEGELAAFCSSSGGWMPLICTMNVTVATEQTRALLGLDVQAFDALVARAPAGADGVRLLPYFNGERTPPLPRARATFSGLSSTNFTRENLARAAMEGATLGLRYGLDILRRLGVSPREIRLVGGGAKSRIWRRIAADVFGCPVICPVSAEAGAMGCVVQAMWCADKLAGVRASITDLAGQVIRLDPASRTEPGADTARYDAVYGDYLALNGALAPLHT